The following coding sequences lie in one Flexivirga oryzae genomic window:
- the zwf gene encoding glucose-6-phosphate dehydrogenase: MTADALQDSTTFVLFGATGDLSRRKLLPGLFHLFDTHLLADLRVIGTSLEDMTRDEFVEFAKKAITEFGKHPTDGKVWAAFAKRLYYVPGAAGPAALRNVVTEAEKDMAPPIQRLHYLSVPPKAALDVIQTLEAADLVKGSRVIMEKPFGTDLASAVKLNASVHKVFDEDQVYRIDHFLGKEAALNILAFRFANGLFEPIWHRNFIDHVQIDVPETLGLEGRAGFYEGTGAYRDMVVTHLFQVLAFTAMEPPTSLDPGSITEEKNKVFRSMLPLDPADVVRGQYQGYRDEKGVGGESETETFVALKCRIDNWRWAGVPFYLRTGKKLAEGQRIISIAFKEPPKSMFPSGSGVGQQGPDHLTFDLADEARVSLSFYGKRPGPGFRMDKVSMQFAVQDTDWAGSVLEAYERLIYDAVRGDHTLFTTADGIERLWEISQPLLDNPPPVRPYAPGSWGPNQIHQLIAPNAWRLPFERRWREPS, from the coding sequence ATGACGGCAGATGCTCTGCAGGACTCGACCACCTTCGTGCTCTTCGGTGCGACCGGAGACCTTTCACGACGCAAGCTCCTCCCGGGGCTGTTCCACCTGTTCGACACCCACTTGCTCGCCGACCTGCGGGTGATCGGCACCTCGCTGGAGGACATGACCCGCGACGAGTTCGTGGAGTTCGCCAAGAAGGCCATCACCGAGTTCGGGAAACACCCGACCGACGGCAAGGTCTGGGCCGCGTTCGCCAAGCGCCTCTACTACGTGCCGGGCGCCGCCGGCCCCGCGGCGCTGCGCAACGTCGTCACCGAGGCGGAGAAGGACATGGCGCCGCCGATCCAGCGGCTGCACTACCTCAGCGTGCCGCCCAAGGCCGCGCTGGACGTCATACAGACCCTCGAGGCCGCGGACCTGGTCAAGGGTTCCCGGGTCATCATGGAGAAGCCGTTCGGCACCGACCTGGCCAGCGCGGTGAAGCTGAACGCTTCGGTGCACAAGGTGTTCGACGAGGATCAGGTCTATCGCATCGACCACTTCCTGGGGAAGGAAGCGGCGCTCAACATCCTCGCGTTCCGCTTCGCCAACGGCCTGTTCGAGCCGATCTGGCACCGCAACTTCATCGACCACGTGCAGATCGACGTGCCCGAGACGCTCGGCCTGGAAGGACGTGCGGGCTTCTACGAGGGCACCGGCGCCTACCGCGACATGGTGGTCACCCACCTGTTCCAGGTGCTGGCGTTCACGGCGATGGAGCCGCCGACCTCGCTGGATCCGGGCTCGATCACCGAGGAGAAGAACAAGGTCTTCCGGTCGATGCTGCCGCTGGACCCGGCGGATGTCGTCCGTGGGCAGTACCAGGGATATCGCGACGAGAAGGGCGTCGGCGGCGAATCCGAGACCGAGACGTTCGTGGCCCTGAAATGCCGGATCGACAACTGGCGCTGGGCGGGCGTTCCGTTCTACTTGCGCACCGGCAAGAAGCTCGCCGAAGGACAACGGATCATCTCCATCGCGTTCAAGGAACCACCGAAGTCGATGTTCCCGAGCGGCTCGGGTGTGGGTCAGCAGGGCCCCGACCACCTGACGTTCGACCTCGCCGACGAGGCGCGAGTTTCGTTGTCGTTCTACGGAAAGCGGCCGGGGCCCGGCTTCCGGATGGACAAGGTCTCGATGCAGTTCGCGGTCCAGGACACCGACTGGGCGGGGTCCGTCCTCGAGGCGTACGAGCGGCTCATCTACGACGCCGTCCGCGGCGATCACACACTGTTCACCACCGCGGACGGCATCGAACGGCTCTGGGAGATCAGTCAGCCGCTGCTGGACAACCCGCCGCCGGTCCGCCCCTACGCGCCCGGGTCGTGGGGGCCGAACCAGATCCACCAGCTCATCGCGCCCAACGCCTGGCGGCTCCCGTTCGAGCGCAGGTGGCGCGAGCCGAGCTGA
- a CDS encoding DUF2530 domain-containing protein: protein MNESTPDEPAEISADDLLPVKVDVLRVLEIGIGCWVVALVLTLVTPALHGDGRDWWPWACVSGLIGGSVGWIYVRRGRGNAAAA, encoded by the coding sequence GTGAACGAATCCACCCCTGACGAGCCCGCCGAGATCTCGGCCGACGACCTGCTGCCGGTGAAGGTCGACGTGTTGCGGGTGCTGGAGATCGGGATCGGTTGCTGGGTGGTCGCCCTGGTGTTGACGCTCGTCACACCAGCGCTGCACGGCGACGGACGCGACTGGTGGCCGTGGGCATGCGTCTCCGGCCTCATCGGCGGGTCGGTCGGCTGGATCTACGTCCGCCGGGGGCGCGGCAACGCCGCCGCCGCCTGA
- a CDS encoding cold shock domain-containing protein yields MPSGKVKFFDSDKGFGFVSGDDGQDVFLPASALPAGVTSVKSGTRIDYSVAEGRRGAQALSVSLRESSPSLAARHRKPADDMAVIVEDLIKLLDDLGNGLRRGRYPDKRHAAKVVSVLRAVADDLEV; encoded by the coding sequence GTGCCTTCCGGCAAGGTCAAGTTCTTCGACTCCGACAAGGGATTCGGCTTCGTCTCCGGCGACGACGGACAGGACGTCTTCCTGCCCGCGAGTGCGCTCCCGGCGGGTGTCACCTCGGTCAAGAGCGGCACCCGCATCGACTACTCGGTGGCCGAGGGCCGACGCGGAGCCCAAGCGCTCAGCGTCAGCCTGCGGGAGTCCTCGCCGTCGCTGGCAGCCCGACACCGCAAGCCCGCCGACGACATGGCGGTCATCGTCGAGGACCTGATCAAACTCCTGGACGACCTGGGCAACGGCCTGCGCCGGGGCCGCTACCCCGACAAGCGACACGCGGCCAAGGTCGTCTCCGTGCTGCGCGCCGTCGCCGACGATCTCGAGGTCTGA
- a CDS encoding DUF3027 domain-containing protein — protein MPATAKKTAKKAAKKAVRPKAAKPDKVLLEATDLAHEAAIAIAERGAVGGHAGAVMLGERLAMHYFECTSPGYVGWHWAISVARAPRQKFATVCETNLLPTDAAVLAPDWVPYVERLAPGDIGAGDERPYVADDPLLEQGFEATGEEDVDQVALFELGLGRPRVLSAEGREAAAQRWYDAAGGPNSEVARQAKAHCSTCGFYLPLPGVLRQLFGVCAGEWSPSDGHVVSLDHGCGAHSETDAPATPPETVEAPVLDELALDFS, from the coding sequence ATGCCCGCGACTGCGAAGAAAACCGCCAAGAAGGCTGCGAAGAAGGCCGTCCGGCCAAAGGCCGCCAAGCCGGACAAGGTGCTGCTCGAGGCGACCGACCTGGCGCACGAGGCCGCGATTGCGATCGCCGAGCGCGGCGCGGTCGGCGGGCACGCCGGAGCCGTGATGCTCGGCGAGCGGCTGGCCATGCACTACTTCGAGTGCACCTCGCCGGGGTATGTCGGCTGGCACTGGGCGATCTCGGTCGCGCGGGCACCGCGGCAGAAGTTCGCGACGGTCTGCGAGACCAACCTGCTGCCCACCGACGCCGCCGTTCTCGCACCGGACTGGGTGCCGTATGTCGAGCGCCTCGCGCCCGGTGACATCGGCGCGGGCGACGAACGCCCGTATGTCGCCGACGACCCGCTGCTCGAGCAGGGTTTCGAGGCGACGGGCGAGGAGGACGTCGACCAGGTCGCACTCTTCGAACTCGGTCTCGGCCGTCCGCGGGTGCTGTCGGCCGAAGGCCGGGAGGCCGCCGCGCAGCGGTGGTATGACGCAGCCGGCGGCCCGAACTCGGAGGTCGCCCGGCAGGCGAAGGCACACTGTTCGACCTGCGGCTTCTACCTGCCGCTGCCCGGTGTCCTCCGCCAGCTGTTCGGTGTCTGTGCCGGCGAGTGGTCACCGTCCGACGGGCACGTCGTCTCGCTGGACCACGGCTGCGGTGCGCACAGCGAGACCGACGCTCCCGCGACACCGCCGGAGACCGTCGAGGCACCCGTGCTGGACGAGCTGGCCCTCGACTTCTCCTGA
- a CDS encoding NCS2 family permease → MPMTTPAVAAGSLDRFFKITERGSTIAREIRGGFVTFFAMAYIIVLNPLIIGTVRDDGGHGHVLGGGTDPHLAKVAAATSLVAGVMTILMGAIANFPMAIATGLGLNAFVTFSIAALPGMTWADAMGLVVLEGIVMLVLVLSGFRVAAFKALPPPMKTAISVGIGLFITFVAFFDSGFIRAGAGTPVQLGVNGELNGWPLLVFCFGLILVIALYVRKLKGAILIAILVTTALAVIVEAMGRQGALTDKNPTGWGLNVPKLPSDWIATPDFGLVGHISLFGSFSKISVITALLLIFSLVLADFFDTMGTMVAIGSKADLLDKEGTPEGAQTILVVDSVAAAAGGLASVSSNTGYIESSAGVSEGARTGFASIVTGVLFLLSTFLSPVVAVVPYEAATPALVLVGFLMMQQVGGIDWHDWDIAIPAFLTIVLMPFSYSITVGIGAGCIAFVVVKVARSRARQVPPLMWLIAALFAIYFAIAPVQDILDRIF, encoded by the coding sequence ATGCCCATGACGACACCCGCCGTTGCCGCCGGTTCCCTCGATCGCTTCTTCAAGATCACCGAGCGAGGCTCGACCATCGCGCGGGAGATCCGCGGTGGCTTCGTGACCTTCTTCGCGATGGCCTACATCATCGTGCTGAACCCGTTGATCATCGGGACCGTTCGCGACGACGGCGGTCACGGCCACGTGCTCGGTGGCGGCACCGATCCGCACCTGGCGAAGGTCGCAGCAGCCACGTCGCTGGTCGCCGGAGTGATGACGATCCTGATGGGTGCGATCGCCAACTTCCCGATGGCGATCGCAACAGGCCTGGGGCTCAACGCTTTTGTGACGTTCTCGATCGCTGCGCTGCCGGGTATGACGTGGGCGGACGCCATGGGACTGGTCGTGCTCGAGGGCATCGTGATGCTCGTGCTCGTGCTGTCCGGCTTCCGGGTCGCGGCGTTCAAGGCGTTGCCGCCGCCGATGAAGACCGCGATCAGTGTGGGCATCGGCCTGTTCATCACGTTCGTGGCGTTCTTCGACTCGGGGTTCATCCGGGCCGGTGCGGGGACCCCGGTGCAGTTGGGTGTCAACGGTGAGCTGAACGGTTGGCCGCTGCTGGTGTTCTGCTTCGGGCTGATCCTCGTGATCGCCCTCTATGTGCGGAAACTCAAGGGCGCCATACTCATCGCCATCCTGGTGACCACGGCGCTCGCGGTGATCGTCGAGGCGATGGGCCGGCAGGGCGCGCTGACCGACAAGAACCCGACCGGCTGGGGCCTCAACGTGCCGAAGCTGCCGTCCGACTGGATCGCGACACCCGACTTCGGACTGGTGGGTCACATCAGTCTGTTCGGTTCGTTCAGCAAGATCAGCGTGATCACTGCGTTGCTGCTGATCTTCTCGCTGGTGCTCGCCGACTTCTTCGACACCATGGGCACGATGGTCGCGATCGGCAGCAAGGCGGACCTGCTGGACAAGGAAGGCACACCCGAGGGAGCGCAGACGATCCTGGTCGTCGACTCGGTCGCGGCCGCCGCGGGCGGGCTGGCCTCGGTGAGTTCCAACACCGGCTACATCGAGTCGTCCGCGGGGGTCAGCGAGGGCGCCCGCACCGGGTTCGCCTCGATCGTCACCGGTGTGCTCTTCCTGCTGTCGACGTTCCTGTCGCCGGTGGTGGCGGTGGTCCCGTACGAGGCGGCGACACCCGCGCTCGTGCTGGTCGGCTTCCTGATGATGCAGCAGGTCGGCGGGATCGACTGGCACGACTGGGACATCGCCATACCGGCGTTCCTCACGATCGTGCTGATGCCGTTCTCCTACTCCATCACGGTCGGCATCGGCGCGGGCTGTATCGCCTTCGTCGTGGTGAAGGTCGCGCGCAGCAGGGCCAGGCAGGTGCCGCCGCTGATGTGGCTGATCGCAGCGTTGTTCGCCATCTACTTCGCGATCGCCCCGGTCCAGGACATCCTCGACAGGATCTTCTGA